In the genome of Anguilla anguilla isolate fAngAng1 chromosome 15, fAngAng1.pri, whole genome shotgun sequence, the window tctctatctcacacgcacacacacacacacgcacgcacacacacacgcgcgcgcgcacacacactctctctctatctcatacatgcacacacacacacacacacacacactctctctctatctcacacacgcacacgcacacacacacacacactctctctcacacacacacgcacacacacactctctctatctcacacacgcacgcacacacacgcatacacacacacacacactctctctctctatctcatacatgcgcacacacacacacacacaaactctctctctatctcccacacgcacacacacactctctctctctcacacacgcacacacacacacacacacacacactctctctctcacacacacacgcacacacacactctctctatctcacacacgcacgcacgcacgcacacacacgcatgcacacacacacacacacacacacactctctctatctcacacacgcacacacacacacacacacacactctctctctcacacacacacgcacacacacaaacacacacaaacactctcgctatctcacacacgcacacacacacactctctatctcacacacgcacatacacacacacacacactctctttctatctcacgcacgcatgcacacacatacacacacacaaacacacaaacacatgcgcacacacacacacacacactctctctctctatctcatacatgcgcacacacacacacacacacacacactctctctctatctcccacacgcacacacacacactctctctctctctatctcatacatgcacacacacacacacactctctctctatctcacacacgcacacacaaacacacacacacattctctctctctatctcatacatgcacacacacacacacactctctctctatctcacacacacacacacaaacacacacacacattctctctctctttctcacacacacactctacccagCCACCAGATTGGCCAGTTCACCTTCCCTACCCTTCATGTAGGGAAGGCGTAGggaaggtgtgtgtatgtgtgtgtgtgtgcatgcatgtgtgtgtgttgtccgATTCAAatccctgacccttgcctacactgccgccaacaggacagcccccatctacttgcaggacatgactcaattctatgtgcctgctcgaccactccgctctgcagcagcagggcgtcttgcaacccctcccacccgcccaaagggatcacagagcttctccaccctagctccccagtggtggaacgaactccccgtccctctccgaacctccccctcactatccatcttccgccgtggcctgaagactcatctcttcagactatacctagaataaccaccaccacgctgtatatataaaaaaaaacaaaaaaaaaaaaaaaaacacttgttacatgttgccccttccctgcacttcttggtaaattgtattcgtcctaatactgtagcttattcttctgcctagtttggctttgcagatgttagaccaggatagtgttctttgttctcggctagaaatagctttacaaaataagtaattgtaccttactgaacccgtgttcagcagttgtctacgatcatgaaaatgcactttttgtacgtcgctttggataaaagcgtctgccaaatgaatgtaatgtaatgtaatgtaatgtaatgttgtgtgtgtgtgtgtgtgtgcatgtgcatgtgtacgtgtgtgtgtgcatgtgtgcatgcatatctgtgtgggtgtgtgtgtgcatgtgcatgtgtatgtgtgtgtgtgcatgtgtgcatgcatatctgtgtgagtgtgtatctgtgtgtgtatgtgaacgtaaatgtgtgtgtgtgtgggtgtgtgcctatgtgtgtgcaaacgtaaatgtgtgtgtgtgtgaatgtgtgtgtgtgagtgtgtgtgtgtgtgtgtgaatgggtgtgtttgtgtgtgggtgaatgtgtgtgtgtgtgtgtgtgtgtgaatgtgtgtgtgtgtgaatgtgtgcgcatgtgagtgtgtgtgtgaatgtgtgtgtgtgtgtgtgtttgtgtgtgtgtgtgtgtgtgaatgtatgtgagtgtgtgtctgtgtgtctgtgtgtgtgtgagtgtgtgtgtgaatgtgtgtgtgagtgtgtgcgtatgtgagtgtgtgtgtgtgtgagtgaatgtgtgtgtgtgtgtgtgtgtgagtgggtgtgtgtgtgtgtgtgggtgtgtgggtgtgtgtgtgtgtgtgaatgtgtatgtgtgtgtgtgtgtgtgggtgtgtgggtgtgtgtgtgagtgtgtgtgtgtgtgtgtgtgtgtgggtgtgtgtgtgagtgtgtgcgtatgtgagtgtgtgtgtgtgtgtgtgtgtgagagtgtgtgtgtgtgtgtgtgtgtgggtgtgtgggtgtgtgtgtgagtgtgtgtgtgtgttacattacattacattatagacatttagctgacgctcttatccagagcgacttacaacagtgtaaccaaactcaggatcaagtccacttaagtccattgaataaaatgtagataaaaagcctttactatagtagcatacagtaaggagaaacaagatagtctgaaccaaaaaatttttttttttttttttttttttttttttttttaatagttatgggagagggtttagggaagaggagagaggtatacagagaagaggtgcgtcttgagtttccgtttgaaggtgctcagacactctgctgttctgacctccactggaagatcgttccaccatcgtggggccagaactgcaaagagtcgagaccttgttgctgctcgtgtagggggaggaatcagccgccctgtagtagccgatcggagcgatctggccggcttgtagggtctgatcatcttctgcagataaccaggagctgaccccttgactgcttggaaagcaagcaccagtgtcttaaaccggatgcgagcttgcactggtagccagtggagggagatgaggaggggagtgacgtgggagtcacgagggaggttgtaaaccagacgtgctgctgcattctggatgagctgaaggggtctggtggctgatgctgggaggccagccaggagggagttgcagtagtccagacgtgacagtatcatggcctggaccaggagctgtgtggaataattggtgaggagtggtcttattctgcggatattgtacaggatgaacctgcacgaccgggtagttgccgcgatattctcagagagtgccagcctgttgtccagcacaactccaagatttcgggcactctgcgaagggtgtaggggagtgtctcctaaagaaatgggcagatgagaagtgggagaggtaagagaaggaatatggagaagttccgttttgcttgtgttgagcttgagctggtgtttggtcatccagctctggatgtcactcaggcaggcggatatgcgatcggagacctgagtgtctgtgggagagaaagagtagaaaagttgaatatcatctgcatagagatgatatgacatgccatgggcggcaataacagggccaagggacctagtatacagagaaaagaggaggggaccaaggacagagccctgagggaccccagttgtgaggggacgaggagctgacactgcaccggcccaggcaacctggaaggagcggccggagagataggacgcaatccagttgagggctggtccgcaaattcccaattctgtcagggaagacagaagtgtaggatagtcaacggtgtcgaaggcagctgagaggtcaagaagaattaggatagatgaacgggatgctgcgtgtgctgcgtggagagactcagtgacggagagcagggcagtctccgtcgagtgaccgggtctgaaaccagactgctgagggtcttggaggttatgtttagaaagaaaagaggaaagttggTTGGACGCAGCACGTTCGAGAGTTTTAGATAGGAATGGAAGAAGGGATACCGGTCTGTAGTTCTGGGTGAGGCAGGGGTCCAGTGTTGGTTTCTTCAGaatgggggtgatgtgggctcTTTTGAAAGATGACGGGAAGGTGCCAGaagtcagggaggagttaatcAGGTGGGCGATGAAGGGGATGATCTCTGGTGAGATCAGCTGGAGgagggtagaggggaggggatcAAGGGCACAGGTGGTGGGACGGTGGGAGAGCAAGAGTTGGGAGacatcagggagagagagtggggagaaggtggagaatgtggggagggtcatagaggggatggggggagggaagggtggggAGTCGGGAGGGTCAAGGGAGCTGCGGATGAGTGTGACCTTTGCTTCGAAGAAGGCTGCGAAGTCTTCAGCAGTAAGGGAGGTCTGAGTTGGAGGTGAGGGTttactgaggagagaggagaaaattgaaaacagttgCCTGGGGTTAGCAatagatttgtgtattttagagTGGTAGTATGTTGCCTTGGCAGTGGCAACTGCTGAGGAGAAGGAGTTCAGTAGGGACTGGTAGGCAGAGAGGTCCGTTGGCATTCTAGACTTCTTCCAGTTCCGCTCTGCTGCACGCAGGGCAGTCCTGGAAGATCGCAGAACGTCAGTCAGCCACGGGCATGGAGGAGATGGGCGTGTGGGcctggagacaagaggacagagGGTATCAATGGCAGTGGAGAGTGATGATAGCAGGGTGTCAGAGGCCGAGTCAGAGGGAAGGGCAGAGAAGACGtcaagaggggggagggaggcagtgaCACAAGGggcaagagaggagggagaaagggcgcacaggttacggcggacagagACAGTAGGGCTGGGTGGAGAGAaggggtgtgggtgggagggaagggggagtgagaaggaaacaaaatgatgaTCAGAGGTATGGAGAGGGGTGACGTTTAGGCCAGTGCAGGTGGTGTTCCTCAAAAATACGAGGTCGAGGAGGTTGCCagccttgtgggttgggggagagtgctggagggagaggtcgaaggagtggagtagtggaAGGAAGGctgcagactgggaggcttcaaGGTGAATATTGAAGTCTCcgaggaggatgaggggggCACCAttctcagggaaggagctgagcaggatGTCAAGCTCTTCCAGAAAATTTCCcagggggcctggggggcggtagatgacagaaataaacaggttaGATGGGTGAGTCACATGTACAGAGTGGTGTTCAaaactggacagagagaggtgagagtgGAGAACAGAGAAATTCCAGGAGCGGGAGAGAAGTAAACCTGTGCCACCACCACGGCCTGATGGCCGGGGTGTGTGggagaatgagaatgaggagGATAGCGCGGTTGGGGTAGAAGAGTTGTCAGGgctgatccaggtctctgtgagggccaGGAACTGGAGAGACAGGTGGGAAGCGTAGGCGGAGATGAAGTCGGCTTTTCGGGTTGCCGACTGGCAGTTCCAGAGTCCCCCAGCGAGGGTGGCATTCTGGCTGGTAGCTGGTTGCAGGTCGCGGAGGTTGGATGGGTTTCTCTGTCGTGGGGGCCCGCGACGCTGGAAGCGGGTTCGGAAGGGGAGAGAGCATactgggatggggagggagcgCATAAAATGTGACGGAGCGACGCTATGCGTCGCTCTAAAAGCCCTATTATTGTGCAAATGCACCTGAAACTAATGACAcaagtaaaacaataaatcaataaaattccTGAAATTCCTAACCGACGCACGTGACTTCAATTGCAAGCTATTCTAAAACGCCAAACAGCTGATTCGACAACCGCGTAAAACCCTACTGCACGCAATACAagtaaaaacttaaaatctaCTTAACACGCAACGGAACCGGTAGCAGACGCGAAGCACACGAGTTGGTTACACTTCTGGTGTCTGACCAGAGAACCACAGTTAAAATACCCACGTCGCTCTAAAAGCCCTATTATTGTGCAAATGCACCTGAAACTAATGACAcaagtaaaacaataaatcaataaaattccTGAAATTCCTAACCGACGCACGTGACTTCAATTGCAAGCTATTCTAAAACGCCAAACAGCTGATTCGACAACCGCGTAAAACCCTACTGCACGCAATACAagtaaaaacttaaaatctaCTTAACACGCaacggtgtgtgagtgtgtgcgtatgtgagtgtgtgtatgtgtgtgtgtgtgtgtgtgtgtgagtgtgtgtgagtgtgtgtgtgtgtgtgtaggtgtatgtgtgtgtctgcacataaATGAGTTGAGAGATAGCTGAATGTGCAGTAGAGAGCCCTGGAGTCTGACTGAGCTGGAGAGCGAGCGGCGAGCATTCCTCTGCGTCGAGCACAAGCGCACTGCTGCACGAGCTCCCAACAGGAGCTAACATGCAGCTTTTCACTAAGACAGCTCAACCAATCACCTTTGTCCCTCTCTTTTCATACACACCCCCCTGCTTCtttgtgatataaaaaaaaaaaaatatgaccaaaGGTTTCATGCCAGTCATTTCATTGGATTTTACCTGGTTCAGTCACTTATGGACAGACTGTACACACAGCCAAGCTTAGTACTAACCACCCAGGAATTATGACTCTGAGGACTTCTATAGGGACATGTAGTCTTGTTGTGTTGGACAGCACAGCAAAATCATTATCTCAGCACAGTTGAAAGCTTTGCTACACTCTATCACCAGATCAAGGGccattaaataaaacaggacacccaaataaatgcaaatctCTTCTCCAAACCCTGGCTTTTCTTTCCTTGTATGAAGGTTACTAGCTTTTAATTTGTTGTGAACTCAGTTTTAAAAGTTTGTGCGATTAAATTAATAAGAGAATGCAGCACCAACAAAACTGCTTCAGAAAACCTAAAGACAGTTAGAAAGAGAATTTTCACTttcacacactgttttttttttaaccaaagcattaaatgtaaaaactaaTATTGGTATGCCAGCTCTGAAACCATATGTCCGTCTGAACAAAAGTAACATCTGTGACAGATATTCTTTCACTTCTTACggctatattttttttaaagtaaaaaagaaaataattgaatgcagaTTCTGTCACACTGTCTGAAAGATCTTGGATCTGCATGTACAGCAAATCCGGGGTAGCGGGTGACTTCAAAATTTTCAAGGGATTATTTTATTGGTCAAGAAAGAACCAAGCAAAACTTTATTTGTAATAGCCACACCACAAACAACCAAGCATAACCTGTTAAAGATGTGTTGGCTTGATTTGTTGAGTTCAGAAAACCAGGGATACTTTCTTAGATagataaaacaaacaatgagaagtagaattattttaaataaaccttttgctgaattaatatttcatatattcCATTCCATTGCTGCTTGTTCCCCGCCAGAGCAGAAACATTAAACACACCTTTGGCTCTGTTTTCTTAGTTGTGGCCTGAATTTATTAAGAGACAATATCATTTGATTTCGGGAAGACATCTGTGAGTTCATTTTTCCCAACTTGAACAGTGTTTCTGGGCTTGTAGCAGACACTAGACAGGGCCATTTCATAGTCCTATACATTAACAGCTGTATTCAGCTGATAAgaccagcagccattttaacagAAAACGGAAAAGTCCTGTTCTGTAAGTGGAGCGGACCGCACTGCTTCAGCTGTGAGGCTGACTGCCATTCGGGTTTTATTGCGCAGAAAGGACCTTCTCTCGTCTGCCAAATAGCAGCTTTCCTGCCCTTGTCTCAGCAGACGACTGGAATTCactggaacatttttttcagctgttAAGCAACAATGTTCTCGCATCAAATTGCTCAGCAGTGGCTGAATAAGTGACCTCAAAGAGGGGGTCACTTTTTCGTTTGTGCCTTAGCGTTCTTTTCCTAGCACAAATGAAAAGTGTTCCCCAGCTCCTGATTCTCATAGTCCAAAAGGCATCTTAGCTGCATGTTCTCCTTTTGATTGCAACaaaccacctcctcctctcctttgtTCCGACTCACTCTCACTCCTGATGTTACcatgctccctctccctctctcctttacTCTCcttgcctctctccctccctctccctctctcccttactctccttcactctccctctctcccaccctctccccctcactcgcTCGCTTtccacttctctctccctttccccctctctctcccgatctctccccctcttcctcactctctctcacacacacacccactctctctttctcacacacacacacagtctctctctctcacacacactcacaaacacacacacccactctctctttctcacacacagtctctctctctcacacacactcaggcacacacacacactcactaacacgcacacaaacacgtacacacacgctatctctctctcacaaacacgcacacgcacgctctctctctctcacacacacacacagtctctctctctcacacacactcacaaacacacacacacgctctcactctctcacacacatgcaaacacacacagtctctttctctctctcacacacataatctttctctctctctcacacacactcagacacacacacactcacaaacacgcacacacacgctctctctctctcacacacgcacacacacacacagtctctttctctctctcacacacattctctctctcacacactcactcatgcacacacacactctctctttctcacacacactcactcatgcacaaacacacacacactctctctctctctcaccctcacatacgcacacacactctctctctctctctcacaccctcactcatacacacacacacacacacacacagtcagggccCCAGTCTTTCCAGGAAATGGTTTAATTAGCTCAGCCTCTCCAGTCCAATGTGGTGAGCAGATCTCAGTGCTGAGGTCATCGTCATCCATTCATCATAGCCTCAGCCTTTCCAGCCCTCTGGCTCCCCCAACactccccacaccccacccccatcccccccgtgCCCCACCCGCATCCCCCTgcgccccccgaccccccctgcaccactgcaccccaccccaccctccgtTTATTTCTCAGCATCTGTGTTTCTCCAAATACGTCAGCGCACTTAGAGCAAgctggaaaaagagaaaagtacaGAAAGACAGTACGCAGTGAATTCACCGCATACATGCTCAgtgtctcctcccctccccccatgcacATTCCTACACATGAGGAAAATAGGAAAATGGCCATAACTATCAAATCAGAAGAgtgatttgttttaaataggAAACATTAATGTATAAAAGTGAATAACTTTGACCTGGgatatgagctgtgctgtatgctgagtgtatgagctgtgctgaatgtagaggatatgagctgtgctgtatgctgagggtatgagctgtgctgtatgctgaggATATGAGCTGTGCTGAAGGTAGACgatatgagctgtgctgtatgctgagtgtatgagctgtgctgaAGGTAGACgatatgagctgtgctgtatgctgagtgtaggagctgtgctgtatgctgaggatatgagctgtgctgtgtgctgagggtatgagctgtgctgtatgctgagggtataagctgtgctgtatgctgaggGTATGAGATGTGCTATATGCTgagtgtatgagctgtgctatATGCTgagtgtatgagctgtgctatATGCTgagtgtatgagctgtgctatATGCTgagtgtatgagctgtgctgtatgctgagggtatgagctgtgctgtatgctgagggtattagctgtgctgtatgctgaggGTATGAGATGTGCTATATGCTgagtgtatgagctgtgctatATGCTgagtgtatgagctgtgctatATGCTgagtgtatgagctgtgctatATGCTgagtgtatgagctgtgctatATGCTGAAtgtatgagctgtgctgtatgctgagggtatgagctgtgctgtatgctgagtgtatgagctgtgctgtacgctgagggtatgagctgtgctgtatgctgaggGTATGAGCTATGCTGTATGCTGAGgatatgagctgtgctgtatgctgaggatatgagctgtgctgtatgctgagtgtatgagctgtgctgtatgctgaggGTATGAGCTGTGCTATATGCTGAgggtatgagctgtgctgtacgctgagggtatgagctgtgctgtatgctgaggGTATGAGCTATGCTGTATGCTGAGgatatgagctgtgctgtatgctgagggtatgagctgtgctgtatgctgagtgtatgagctgtgctgtatgctgagggtatgagctgtgctgtatgctgagtgtatgagctgtgctgtatgctgagggtatgagctgtgctgtatgctgagtGTATGAGTTGT includes:
- the LOC118214343 gene encoding proline-rich protein 36-like, producing MRSLPIPVCSLPFRTRFQRRGPPRQRNPSNLRDLQPATSQNATLAGGLWNCQSATRKADFISAYASHLSLQFLALTETWISPDNSSTPTALSSSFSFSHTPRPSGRGGGTGPLGNFLEELDILLSSFPENGAPLILLGDFNIHLEASQSAAFLPLLHSFDLSLQHSPPTHKAGNLLDLVFLRNTTCTGLNVTPLHTSDHHFVSFSLPLPSHPHPFSPPSPTVSVRRNLCALSPSSLAPCVTASLPPLDVFSALPSDSASDTLLSSLSTAIDTLCPLVSRPTRPSPPCPWLTDVLRSSRTALRAAERNWKKSRMPTDLSAYQSLLNSFSSAVATAKATYYHSKIHKSIANPRQLFSIFSSLLSKPSPPTQTSLTAEDFAAFFEAKVTLIRSSLDPPDSPPFPPPIPSMTLPTFSTFSPLSLPDVSQLLLSHRPTTCALDPLPSTLLQLISPEIIPFIAHLINSSLTSGTFPSSFKRAHITPILKKPTLDPCLTQNYRPVSLLPFLSKTLERAASNQLSSFLSKHNLQDPQQSGFRPGHSTETALLSVTESLHAAHAASSERLQPQGSQSEYQPPSAPISPKPAPISPHQPQTNPHQPPSAPIWHRAHIYSLQDQ